The window AATCAATCGACAACTTGCGCGGAAACCGGTTCGGGCGGTACGCTATCGCCTGAAATGTTGGTGAGATTTTCATACGGTCAGCGGGCACGGCGGGGCCCGTTTGGCTTGGAGGCGTCGGCTTGGTTCCCAGTTGGTTAGCCCTAGCGGCCGCGCTCCTGTATATCGGCTTGCTTTTCTGGCTCGCGAGCTACGGTGACAAGAGAGCGGCGCGGAACCCCATCAGGCGTCCGCGACCGACGATGTATGCCTTGGCGCTAGCTATTTATTGCACAAGCTGGACCTTTTTCGGGTCAGTCGGACTGGCGGCGGTCAGCGGGCTCGACTTCCTTACAATCTACATAGGCCCGATTTTGATCCTCACACTCGCGGCACCCTTACTGCGTCATGTGATTGCGCTTTCAAAAGCAGAAAAGATCACCTCGGTCGCTGACTTTTTGTCGGCTCGCTATGGCAAGAACGGGAGCGTTGCTGCGCTTGCGGCGATCATCTCATTTATTGGGGTGGTTCCGTACATTGCGCTCCAGTTGAAGGCTGTCTCGAGCTCCGTAGGGCTATTCTTCCTCCCGCCGGCTGTGGAGCTTAACCCGACCTTCGTTTCGGATACCGCGTTCTTGATCGCTCTGGCCCTGGCTGCGTTTGCAATCCTATTTGGCACACGAACGGTGGATGCAAGCGAACATCAAGATGGGTTGATGTTGGCGATTGCAACCGAGTCGGTGGTAAAGCTCGTCGCGTTTGTGATTGTCGGTGCCTTCGTAACCTTCAGCATGTTCGATGGGTTCGGCGACCTCGTCAATCAAGCCGCTGAGGCAGGTGCTTTGGCGCCGATCACAAGCTCAATTTCCGGTGGAAGTTTCATTGCCATGACGTTTCTGAGCGCATGCGCAGTGATGCTACTGCCGCGGCAGTTTCACATTCTGGTCGTCGAGAACAATCACCCTGCGGAACTGCAGAGGGCCCGCTGGTTGTTTCCAGCGTACCTGATCGCCATCAACATTTTCGTGCTGCCCATAGCGCTCGCAGGCAAGATCCTGCTTGGCGGACAGATGGATCCGGACCTCTTTGTTCTGGGCCTGCCGATGAGCGTTGACGCGCAAGCGATCGCTTTGATCGGCTTCATAGGTGGTCTTTCGGCGGCAACCGCGATGGTCATCGTGGCGTGCGTTGCGTTGTCAATCATGATCAGCAACGACCTTGTCATGCCATTTGTCGTTCGTCAGCGCGCCGCGAGCGGGCAGCCCCACGAGTTGGGACGGTTGGTCATCAACATTCGGCGCGCCGCGATCGTCGCAATCGTTTTGTTGTCGTATGTCTATTACCGCGTTGCCGGCGGCACGGCGGCGTTGGCCGATATCGGTCTGCTTTCCTTTGCAGCGATCGCGCAGATGGCCCCACCCTTCTTCATTGGCCTGGTTTGGAAGCGTGGGACTGCGCGTGGCGCGGTGGCGGGGATGCTGGCGGGTTTGGCTGTATGGACTTACACGCTGCTCGTTCCCAACCTCATCGCCTCGGGCGCGCTACCGGGCGGACTACTGGAAAGTGGGCCGTTTGGCCTGATGTTCTTGCATCCGCAGCAGCTGTTCACGATTGCATTCGATCCGCTAACCCATGGCGTCTTCTGGAGCATGGTTGCGAACATCGGCGCGTACTTCCTTGTATCTCTTGCGCGGCGACCTGAACCTATTGAGCGGCTCCAAGCGCAAATCTTCGTGCCGTCAGACCTCTCTCCGACACCCGCGCTGCGCATGGCCCGTACGAAGGTGAACATTGCCGAGCTGCAGGCGACCGTTGCGCGTTACCTGGGCGAAGAAAGGACGCGACGGTCCTTTCAGAGTTTCGCGCAGGAAAAAGGTGCTCGCCTGCTCCCGTCCAGCGAAGCCGATATTCACGCGTTGCGCTTCGCAGAGCAGCTGCTAGCCAGTGCGATCGGCGCTGCGTCCTCGCGGCTTGTCATGACGCTGATGCTACGCCGTCATCAAACCTCCTCTCGAGAGGCGATGAAACTGCTCGATGAAGCCAGCTCGGCTATCCAATACAATCGGGACCTGTTGCAAACCGCACTCGATCAAGTGCGACAGGGCATTTCGGTGTACGACCGCGACCTCAATCTGATCTGCTGGAACCGGCAGTTTCGCGATTTGCTCGGCGTACCACCCGAGCTTGGACAGGTGGGAACGTCGCTGCACACGATATTGCGACACATCGCGGAGGCCGGCGGTTTCGGACCGGGTAGCCCCAGTCGGTTGGTGGACGCGCGCATCGAGCGGATGGTGCTGGACATGACCACCTTTACCGAAACCCTTCATCCGTCTGGATTGGTTCTGGAAGTGCGGACCAACCCGATGCCCGACGGCGGCATCGTGACGACCTTCACCGACATCACGGAAAGGGAACGCGCCGCCGAAGATCTTGCGCAGATCAACGAGGATCTCGAACAACGGGTCAGAGACCGCACGGAGGAACTGACCGCAGTCAACCAGGAGCTCGATCGCGCCCGGCAGGTCGCTGAAAGTGCCAACATTTCAAAGACACGGTTTCTAGCAGCAGCAAGTCACGATATCCTTCAACCACTGAATGCGGCACGCCTCTACACCTCGACGCTCACAGCAACTGACCTCCCCGGTGCAGCAAACAAGCAAGCTCAAAACATCGATCGGTCGCTGCTCGCCGTCGAGGATATCCTTGGCGCGCTTCTGGACATATCGAGGCTTGATGCTGGCGTTATGAAGCCTGATCCCAGCATTTTCCCGCTGCAGGACATGTTTGATCAGCTCGAGTTGGAATTTGGACCAATCGCGCGCGAGAAAGGGTTGCGGCTCTGCTTTGTTAAAAGCTCCCTCGCGATCCGTACCGACCGCAGCCTGTTCAAGCGGGTGCTGCAAAATCTGGTTTCCAACGCCATTAAGTACACCAAAGATGGCGGCGTGGTTGTGGGTGTTCGCCGACGCGGCAAGCCTGGCGTCGTCGCGACCTATGACACCGGGATCGGTATGTCAGAACGCGAACAGCGGGTCGTCTTTGAGGAGTTCAAGCGCCTCGACGACGGTGCGCGGACCGCAGGTGGTCTTGGGCTTGGCCTATCGATCGTCGATCGGATTGCGCAGGTTCTCGATCTCGATATCTCCGTTGCGTCAAAGCAAGGGAAAGGATCGTGTTTTGCAGTAAAGCTCCCGCAAACGGTCGAACTACCTCTCCCGGCTCCGGCAAGCGACATACCGCGGCTGTCGACCGCATCATCGCCCGGGCGCAACGCTGATCTCGCAGGCATGGTGGTCTTTTGTATCGACAATGAGCGGGCAATACTTGATGGGATGCAAGGACTTTTGAGCCGTTGGGGCGCGATCTCGGTCGTCGGTGCCACAGCACAGGACCTGAAGGCGGAAGCTGCAAATGCCCAGCTCAGGCCAGACGTCATCTTGGCCGATTTCCATCTTGACGAGGGCACAGGCATTGAGGCGGTCAAAGCACTGCGCTGGACATTTGGCGCCAGCGTCCCTGCTATTTTGATCACCGCGGATAGGTCTGAAGAAACAAAAACACAGGCCGAGCGTGTCGGCATGAATATCCTGCACAAGCCGATTAAACCGGCTGCACTGAGAGGCCTTTTAGCGAAGTATCGCGCCGTAGACCCGGCGGCCGCAGAATAGACTGCGCCCCCAGGTCAGAGTTATCGATGGTAACCGCAAGGTACGTGCGACTAGTGCGCCAGCTCAGCGACGGCATCCTGCCAATTGCCCATCTCGATGCGCGAAGCAGCGATGACGGCCTGAGTACGACTTTCGACGTTCAGCTTTTGCAGGATCGCAGAAACATGCGCCTTCACCGTCGCTTCGGAAACGCCGAGTTCATAAGCGATCTGCTTGTTGAGCAAGCCCTGGCTGAGCATCATAAGGACGCGCACCTGTTGGGGCGTTAGCGAAGACAAGCGCTTGGCTAGCGCTGCCGCCTCGTCATCGTCTGGAGCATTTGCGAGGTCGAGACCGCGCGGCGTCCAGATATCACCCGCAAGGATCGCTTCGATTCCTTCGGAAATCTCCTCAACAGGAAGTGACTTGGGCATGAACCCGGCGGCACCAAAATCAAGGGCGCGACGAATGATGGCTTGATCTTCGGTTGCGGAGACGATGCAAACCGGAACCGCTGGATACTGGGCTCGCAAATACATCAGACCAGAGAAGCCTTGAACGCCCGGCATGTTCAGATCGAGCAGGATAAGGTCGACATCATCGCCTGCCTGCAACTGCGCGGTGACAGCATCGATATCGCCTGCCTCTGAGATAGCAGCACCCGGAAACTGGGTTGCCACCGTTATCTTCAACGCATCGCGAAACAGCGGATGGTCGTCGGCGATGATGAAATGCTGGCCAGTTGACATTGATGATTGCCCCCGATTTGAGCGGCAGCCCGATTACGCGCCGCTTTCTATTGAAACCGTTTTCGGCATCATTCCGATTGTGACAGTAATTTCAAGCCCTATGCACCTTTAGTAGGCATTCTTGCGTATCAGAAAGTGCTAAACTAGCTGCCTACTCCTTGGGCAGCGAGGACAACCGGGCCCGAAGAGACTGCCAGCGCAAGAGCAACCAAACAACTGCAACTGCATTGCCCAGCAAACAAAGTGCGGCGATCCATAAGGCAGTTGCCGCGCGCCAGCCGTCCGCAAATGCGATAATGACAGCGAAAAGAACAAAACCCAGGTAGAGATCGAAAAGCGAAACAACACCCCAGGGATCGCTGGCGATCGCCGAGAAGCTCTCCAGAAAGTTGGCGGATGTTGACGCCCAGACCACAAGGCCAATGAACACAACACCGAGGGTGGCAATGGTAATGGGCCATATCAGCTGTGATTTTGGCATTTCGGAGCCTTGTGGGTTTTGACTTCCTCAGCAGTGTTTTACGAAGGCGATGCTATTTGGTTTGTTGAGAAGTAGCCGTGCATGACTGAAACACCCGACGCGGTTTCCGAGCCGCCATCCGCATTCAGCGCCTGCCATGGTGTGGCTGCCGCCCGAAACCCGTTCGATCCCTCTTTGGTTTCTAAAGAAACTGAGACCTTCAATCAGAGCTTGCTTGAAACGCTCTCCGCGCTCGCTGATCCATGGGCGAGCCCGCCCCACATTATCCGAAAGGCGCGCGCGGAGGGCAAAGGACCATTCCCGCTGGAACCTAAGCTTGAGGCTGCTCAATGGATAGAAAAGGACGGCGTCCGACTGAGGGTGATCGCACCGGATGTGGGTGAACCGCGCGGTGTTTTCCTTCACATCCACGGCGGGGGATGGATGTACGGGCAGGCTGATTTTCAGGACCCGATGTTGGCGCGCTTTGCCAACGCAACCGGCTTTTTGTGCGCAAGCGTCGCCTACCGCCTCGCGCCAGAACACCCCTTCCCCGCTGCACCAGACGATTGCATGACCGCAGCACTTTGGGCCTTTTCAAAGGGGCTGCCAGTTGTCCTTGGCGGCGAATCGGCGGGGGCAAACCTTGCAGTCCTGACCGCACTTGGGCTACGCGAGCGCCGCCTCGATGCTGCGGGCCTTGTCCTGCTTGCGGGGTGTTTTGACCTGTCTTTAACGCCGTCGGCACGCAGCTGGGGCTCTGACAAGCTGGTGCTCAATACCCGGGATATAAGCCTGTTTGCGGCAAACTATGTGCCAGCTTTCATAGAGCCGCGCAGCCCAGCTGTGTCCCCGCTTTACGCGTCCCTCGAAGGACTGCCGCCATGTTTCATCAGCGTTGGGACCGCCGACCCGCTGCTGGACGACAGCCTGTTTCTGCACAGCCGTCTTTGTGCAGCTGGCGTACGCTCGGAGCTTGCTGTCGCGCCAGGCGGCTGCCATGTGTTCCACGTTTATGATTTGCAGATCTCGCGAGAGGCCGAGACTGCCACACACGCTTTCATCGATACGCTGGTAGATACAACACCATGATAGGGCCCATCGAGACGCTTCGCGACACCGCAAACAGTTGGGAGTGCGACGAGAACGATCATATCAATATCAAGTCCTATGCGCGTCGGTTCGACGATGCTGTGCGGGCCTTTCTGGTTGAAGCGCGCTGGCAGATACCGCATCGCACCTCCCGGCTGATCCGCTTTCATGCCGAATTGCGAGGCGGCGAACCGGTCAACGGTACGACGGCGATCGTCGCGATCGACGGTGGACAAGTGGCGCTCGAACACCGGCTGTACGCCAGCCACAGAATGGTGAACGGCGAACCACTGCTGTCCGCAACAGCGCTTGACTTGTTGCCAGATGTCGAGCGCGAAGACCTTTCGGCGTTTGATCTAACGTCTGCAAGCGCAGATGCTCTGCCCAAAACCGGAGGATTGGACGCCAACCAAACCCTCCATGTGAGCGGGCTGGATCGGCTACCGGTTACCTATAAGGGGGTTGTGCCAAACGACGCGTTCGGGCCAGAGGCGGAAAGTACCAACGGTCCCAGGCTAAATGACCATTACCTGGTGGGCATCATTTCTGATGCTGCCACCCATATTTGGGCGGAAGCAGGTGCAACCGACGACTGGCTGCGAGAGCGGGGCTGGGGTCGCGCAGCGGTCCAATTGAGACTTCGCTACGGCACGCGGCCCCAAGCCGGAGATGTCGTCGACATCCGCAGCGCTATCGTAGCGTTCACGCGCAAGACGGTGAGTTATCGTCACCTGATCGTCAATCAGATGACCGAGACGGTTATCGCCGAAGCGACCATAACCAGCCTCATGCTTGACCTGTCGGCTAGACGGGCCATGCCGTGGCCCGATGAAAACCTGAAGCACCTGCACCAAAAAGTCGCCGAATTTGATGAGAGCTACTCGAGCTGATCGGCGGAAGGATTTTGTTGAATGTCGTCTCGCAAGCGGTGCACCATACCAAAAAAGCGACGCATAACTTCTTCAGCAGTATCCATCACAACATCAATTTCCTGATCGCTGGGGAGACCCATCCTCGACGCAATTTCATTGTCGGGAGCCCGATCTTGACCGGCACTCGCAACAACCTGTTCGAGCTGGTCGACTTCGGCACGCAGCCGTTCGTTCTCGGTATCCAGACGATTGATCTCGGCCTCGTATGCGAGACGATCATCGGGCGACAGGCGGCAGACCCATCCGATATCTTCGTTTCGACACTGTGAAACGTCGCCCGTGCGTCGATTGATCCGCAAAAGCCCGTCGTCAGTCTGCACAACGTGGAACTGGTCGTCGGCAAGAGGTTCTGTGACAAGTTGAGCTTGCGCACCGGTGGCAAGCAAGGCCGTACTAGCCCATATCAAGACTACGGAAGTTCGCATCTTACGCTGGCACATGGCAGCCCCTCTTGCCGCGGACAGGAATCAATATGAACGTAACGGCAAACACTGTATGAGAATGCCGAGCGACAGCCAAGCGCCCAGTTCATCGTTCGGCAGCAACGTTAACAGCGACCGTGCAATGCTGGCATCGGCTATGCCGCCAGCTTTCTCGCAATGGTTTTCGTCGCGCGGATGGGAACCCCGACCACACCAGCTCGCTCTGCTTGCCCACGCGAGCAAGCAACGCGATACGCTGCTTATCGCCCCGACCGGCGCTGGAAAAACCCTAGCGGGCTTTCTTCCATCTCTCACCGATGTGGCGGACCGCATCGAGCGCGGACCGAAGCAAAGACGGCACGAGCTACACACTCTGTACATCTCGCCGCTTAAGGCGCTGGCGGTTGATGTGGCGCGCAATCTGACTCAGCCCGCGGAAGAGATGGGCCTCAATCTGCGCATTGAGACGCGGACAGGCGATACGCCCGCCTCCCGGCGGCAGCGCCAGAAGCGCAATCCGCCCGATATCATGCTGACAACCCCGGAGCAGTTGGCACTCCTGTTATCGCATGTCGACGCCGATCGCTTTTTTGGAAACGTCAAACGCGTCATCTTCGATGAACTGCATGCGCTGGTGACATCCAAGCGCGGCGATCTCCTCGCGCTCGGACTTGCTCGCTTGCGCCAGCTCGCGCCCAACCTCACCGCGACCGGACTATCGGCCACCGTTGCCGACCCTGAGGCACTCGCCGGCTGGCTGGTGCCGCAATCGGGCGGTGCAACGCATACCGCTGAGATCGTCACGGTGGCAGGCGGGGCGAAGCCGGATATCTCGATCCTCGACAGCGAACAACGCCTGCCATGGGCTGGCCATATGGCCCGTTACGCGATGGGCGAGGTGCTCAAAGCCGTCAAGGATCACCGCACGACGCTTATTTTCGTCAATACCCGGTCGCAGGCGGAGCTGATCTTTCGCGAGTTGTGGGCGATCAACGAGGAAAGCCTGCCAATCGCCTTGCACCATGGCTCGCTCGATGTGGGGCAGCGCCGGAAAGTCGAACAGGCGATGGCGCAAAACGCGCTTAAAGCCGTCGTGGCGACGTCCACGCTCGACCTTGGGATCGATTGGGGCGATGTCGATCTTGTCATTCACATGGGGGCACCAAAAGGTGCCAGCCGCTTGGCCCAACGCATCGGCCGCTCCAACCATCGGATGGACGAACCTTCAAAGGCGATTTTGGTTCCAGCGAACCGCTTCGAGGTACTGGAGTGCCGCGCAGCGCTCAAAGCTAACTACGACCGCGCCCAGGATACGCCGCCGATCCGTGACGGCGCCCTGGATGTTCTTGCGCAGCATATTGTGGGTATGGCGTGCGCGGATGCGTTCGAAACCCAAGATCTCTATGCGGAGGTCAGGTCGGCCTACCCTTATCGCCTTCTGACGTTTGAAGCTTTCGAACGGGTTGTCGAGTTTTGCGCCACCGGTGGCTATGCACTGAAGACCTATGAGCGCTATGCGCGCATCCGCAAGCGCAAGGACGGCAAGTGGCGCATCTCCAACCCCGACGTCGCGCAGCAGTATCGGCTCAACGCCGGAACAATCGTCGATGTTCCAGTGCTCAACGTGAAGCTGGTTTCGGCCCAACAAGCAGCACAACGATCGAAAGGTGCGCTCCGCGGCGGACGAATTCTCGGCCAGGTCGAAGAGTACTTTCTTGAAACCCTTGTGCCGGGCGACAGCTTTCTGTTCGGCGGCGAGGTCGTGAAACTGGAGGGCATCCACGAGGAAGACGCGCTGGTTTCGCGGACGACGACC is drawn from Pseudomonadota bacterium and contains these coding sequences:
- a CDS encoding thioesterase family protein; its protein translation is MIGPIETLRDTANSWECDENDHINIKSYARRFDDAVRAFLVEARWQIPHRTSRLIRFHAELRGGEPVNGTTAIVAIDGGQVALEHRLYASHRMVNGEPLLSATALDLLPDVEREDLSAFDLTSASADALPKTGGLDANQTLHVSGLDRLPVTYKGVVPNDAFGPEAESTNGPRLNDHYLVGIISDAATHIWAEAGATDDWLRERGWGRAAVQLRLRYGTRPQAGDVVDIRSAIVAFTRKTVSYRHLIVNQMTETVIAEATITSLMLDLSARRAMPWPDENLKHLHQKVAEFDESYSS
- a CDS encoding alpha/beta hydrolase, with protein sequence MTETPDAVSEPPSAFSACHGVAAARNPFDPSLVSKETETFNQSLLETLSALADPWASPPHIIRKARAEGKGPFPLEPKLEAAQWIEKDGVRLRVIAPDVGEPRGVFLHIHGGGWMYGQADFQDPMLARFANATGFLCASVAYRLAPEHPFPAAPDDCMTAALWAFSKGLPVVLGGESAGANLAVLTALGLRERRLDAAGLVLLAGCFDLSLTPSARSWGSDKLVLNTRDISLFAANYVPAFIEPRSPAVSPLYASLEGLPPCFISVGTADPLLDDSLFLHSRLCAAGVRSELAVAPGGCHVFHVYDLQISREAETATHAFIDTLVDTTP
- a CDS encoding PAS domain-containing hybrid sensor histidine kinase/response regulator; this translates as MYALALAIYCTSWTFFGSVGLAAVSGLDFLTIYIGPILILTLAAPLLRHVIALSKAEKITSVADFLSARYGKNGSVAALAAIISFIGVVPYIALQLKAVSSSVGLFFLPPAVELNPTFVSDTAFLIALALAAFAILFGTRTVDASEHQDGLMLAIATESVVKLVAFVIVGAFVTFSMFDGFGDLVNQAAEAGALAPITSSISGGSFIAMTFLSACAVMLLPRQFHILVVENNHPAELQRARWLFPAYLIAINIFVLPIALAGKILLGGQMDPDLFVLGLPMSVDAQAIALIGFIGGLSAATAMVIVACVALSIMISNDLVMPFVVRQRAASGQPHELGRLVINIRRAAIVAIVLLSYVYYRVAGGTAALADIGLLSFAAIAQMAPPFFIGLVWKRGTARGAVAGMLAGLAVWTYTLLVPNLIASGALPGGLLESGPFGLMFLHPQQLFTIAFDPLTHGVFWSMVANIGAYFLVSLARRPEPIERLQAQIFVPSDLSPTPALRMARTKVNIAELQATVARYLGEERTRRSFQSFAQEKGARLLPSSEADIHALRFAEQLLASAIGAASSRLVMTLMLRRHQTSSREAMKLLDEASSAIQYNRDLLQTALDQVRQGISVYDRDLNLICWNRQFRDLLGVPPELGQVGTSLHTILRHIAEAGGFGPGSPSRLVDARIERMVLDMTTFTETLHPSGLVLEVRTNPMPDGGIVTTFTDITERERAAEDLAQINEDLEQRVRDRTEELTAVNQELDRARQVAESANISKTRFLAAASHDILQPLNAARLYTSTLTATDLPGAANKQAQNIDRSLLAVEDILGALLDISRLDAGVMKPDPSIFPLQDMFDQLELEFGPIAREKGLRLCFVKSSLAIRTDRSLFKRVLQNLVSNAIKYTKDGGVVVGVRRRGKPGVVATYDTGIGMSEREQRVVFEEFKRLDDGARTAGGLGLGLSIVDRIAQVLDLDISVASKQGKGSCFAVKLPQTVELPLPAPASDIPRLSTASSPGRNADLAGMVVFCIDNERAILDGMQGLLSRWGAISVVGATAQDLKAEAANAQLRPDVILADFHLDEGTGIEAVKALRWTFGASVPAILITADRSEETKTQAERVGMNILHKPIKPAALRGLLAKYRAVDPAAAE
- a CDS encoding ligase-associated DNA damage response DEXH box helicase, with amino-acid sequence MLASAMPPAFSQWFSSRGWEPRPHQLALLAHASKQRDTLLIAPTGAGKTLAGFLPSLTDVADRIERGPKQRRHELHTLYISPLKALAVDVARNLTQPAEEMGLNLRIETRTGDTPASRRQRQKRNPPDIMLTTPEQLALLLSHVDADRFFGNVKRVIFDELHALVTSKRGDLLALGLARLRQLAPNLTATGLSATVADPEALAGWLVPQSGGATHTAEIVTVAGGAKPDISILDSEQRLPWAGHMARYAMGEVLKAVKDHRTTLIFVNTRSQAELIFRELWAINEESLPIALHHGSLDVGQRRKVEQAMAQNALKAVVATSTLDLGIDWGDVDLVIHMGAPKGASRLAQRIGRSNHRMDEPSKAILVPANRFEVLECRAALKANYDRAQDTPPIRDGALDVLAQHIVGMACADAFETQDLYAEVRSAYPYRLLTFEAFERVVEFCATGGYALKTYERYARIRKRKDGKWRISNPDVAQQYRLNAGTIVDVPVLNVKLVSAQQAAQRSKGALRGGRILGQVEEYFLETLVPGDSFLFGGEVVKLEGIHEEDALVSRTTTETPKIPYYAGGKFPLSTYLASEVRRTLATPDDWHLLPDQVGDWLRMQNDKSALPGRDGLLVETFPRGGRHYLICYPFEGRLAHQTLGMLLTRRMERMRAKPLGFVGTDYALGIWGLADFGEMITDKRMRLDDLFAQSMLGDDLEEWMGESYLLKRTFRACALISGLIERRHPGKEKSGRQVTVSTDLIYDVLRQHEPDHILLQATWADAATGLLDIARLGTMLARIEGRITHQRLERISPLAVPIMLEVGREPVYGEARDQVLEDAEAMIDEAMGDNQAIRRPPIFLGA
- a CDS encoding response regulator transcription factor; this translates as MSTGQHFIIADDHPLFRDALKITVATQFPGAAISEAGDIDAVTAQLQAGDDVDLILLDLNMPGVQGFSGLMYLRAQYPAVPVCIVSATEDQAIIRRALDFGAAGFMPKSLPVEEISEGIEAILAGDIWTPRGLDLANAPDDDEAAALAKRLSSLTPQQVRVLMMLSQGLLNKQIAYELGVSEATVKAHVSAILQKLNVESRTQAVIAASRIEMGNWQDAVAELAH